The segment TTATCGGGCTGGGGGTATTTACCGCGGCGTCGGGCTCGCGCGCGGCGAAGTAAGGCAGGACGGCAGGAAAGAAAAAACTGCCGCGGCTCAGCGCAGCGGCAGTTCCAGGATGCCGTCCGCGGCGGGGCGGGCGCGCATTGCGCTCAACCAGCGCTCCAGGTTGGGGCGCGACTGGTGCTTGAGCGGCAGCCCCATCCAGCGGTGCGCGGCGCAGGCCAGCGAGATGTCGGCCATGGTGAAGCGGTCGCCGCCGATGAACTCGCGCCCGGCCAGCGCCTTGTCCAGCAGTTCGGCCAGCGGCTCGGTGCGCTCGCACGATGCCTTGATGGCAGCCTCGTCGCGCTCCGCCTTCGGCTTGCGCACCAGGTTCAGGAACGCCGTCACCATGGCCGGGCTGAAGGCGGTGGTCTGCCAGTCCATCCAGCGGTCGGCCGAGGCGCGTGCCTTGACGTCCTCGGGCCACAGCGTGCCTTCGCCGTAGCGCGCGCACAGGTACCGCACGATCGCATTGGATTCCCACAGCACGAAGGGCTCGCCGCCGACATCGGTGCCGCGGAAATCCTCGATCACGGGGATCTGGCGGTTCGGGTTCAGGCGCACATAGGCCTCGGTGTCGAGGTCGCCCTTGGTCACGCCGATATCCACGCGCTCATGGTCCAGGTGCAGCTCGCGCGCGCACCAGACCACCTTCTGCACGTTGATGGAGGAGAGTCGGCCCCAGATACGCAACATTTCGGCTCCAGTGGTGATGCGCGTCCGGGCTTCAGGCCGCGCGCGGTTGCCTGGCGGCGGCCGCGGCGATGGCTTCGCGGAACAGCTCGCCAAGGATGGCCACGCCCTGCTCGATGCGCTCTGCCGACACCGTGACGAAGGCCAGGCGCAGCGCGTTGCGCTTCGGGTTGCTGGCGTAGAACGGCGCGCCCGGCACATAGGCCACGTTGCGCTTCACGGCTTCTTCCAGGATCACCATGCTGTCCAGGCCCTCGGGCAGCTCCATCCAGATGAACATGCCGCCTTCGGGCTCGTTCCAGGTCACGCCCTCGGGCATATGGCGCTTGAGCGCATCCAGCATGTACTGGCACTGCTTGCCGTAGAGCTCGCGGATGGTCGGGATATGCGTGTCGAGCAGGCCGTCGCGGATGGTCTCGTAGGCCACGCGCTGGGTGAAGGTCGGCGTGTGCAGGTCAGACGCCTGCTTGGCCTGGCACAGCTTGAAGTGCAGCTCGGGCGGGGCGATCACGTAGCCCAGGCGCATGCCGGGGGCCAGGATCTTCGAGAACGAGCCCATGTAGATCACGCCGTCCGGATTCATCGACAGCAGGCTGGGCAGCTGGTCGCCGGTGTAGCTGAGCGCGCCGTAGGGATCGTCCTCGACCAGCAGCACGCCCTGTTCCTTGGCGCGGGCCACCAGCGCCTCGCGGCGTTCCAGCGGCAGGCGGCGCCCGGTCGGGTTCTGGAAGTTGGGCAGGGCGTACAGGAAGCGCGCGCCGGCGGTCAGCTCGGGCGTCAGCGCCTCGGGCAGCAGGCCCTTGTCATCGCTGGGGATCGAGACGAACTCAGGTTCGAACAGCGAGAACGCCTGCAGCGCGCCGAGGTAGCTGGGGGTTTCCACCAGCACCTTGCTGCCCGGGTCGATCATCACCTTGGCGATCAGGTCCAGTGCCTGCTGCGAGCCGGTGGTGATCAGCACGCGCTCGACCGGCGCGTCATGGCGCCTGGCGACGAACTCGCGCAGCGGCAGGTAGCCTTCGGTCGCGGCGTATTGCAGCGCCGCCTGCGGGTTGTCGGCGAATACGCGGGCCGTCGCTGCCTCCATGGCCGCTACCGGGAACGAGGCCGGCGACGGCAGGCCGCCGGCGAACGAAATGACTTCCGGACGCTCGGTGACCTTCAGGATTTCGCGGATGGCCGAGCTGGTCAGTTGCTGTGCCCGGCGGGAGATGGCCCATTTCATGATGTGTCTCTTGTGGTCTGGGGGAGTTCTGGGCTGAGCGGCAAGCCTGCCGCTCAGTCAACGATAAATAGTCGTGCGCCCTTCGGCGAGGACGAACGGTGCGCTTCCGCCTGGTCGGCTACCTGGTAGCTGGTGCCCGCGCCGAGCACGAACTGCCGGCCGTCTTCCAGCTCGGTATGGAGCTCGCCGTCCAGCACGAACAGGATATGGCCCTTGCTGCACCAGTGGTCGGCCAGGTAGCCCGGCGAATATTCGACCATGCGCACGCGGATGTCGCCGAACTGGCGCGTGCGCCAGGTGGCCTCGCCCTGCTCGCCGGGGTGGCGGGTCGGCGCGATGGCCGACCAGTCGGTGGTGCCGAAGGGCAGGTTGTCGATGCGCATGCGGGCCTCAGGCCGCCTTCACTTCGGCGATCATCTCGATCTCGACACAGGCGCCCAGCGGGACCTGCGCCACGCCGAAGGCGCTGCGCGCATGCTTGCCCTTGTCGCCGAACACTTCGGCCAGCAGCTCCGACGCGCCGTTGGTGACCAGGTGCTGCTCGGTGAATTCGGGAGTCGAGTTGACCAGGCTCATCACCTTGACGATGCGGGTGACGCGGTTCAGGTCGCCCACATGCGCGTGCAGCGTGGCCAGCAGGTCGATGGCGATCGCGCGCGCTGCGGCCTTGCCGGACTCGGTATCGATGTCCTTGCCCAGCTTGCCGGTCCATACCTTGCCGTCCTTGCGGGCGATATGGCCCGACAGGAACACGGTGTTGCCGGTTTGCGCGGCCATTACATAGGCGGCGGCGGGGGCGTTGACGGCCGGCAGTTCGATGCCGAGGCGGGCAAGGGTGTCGTAGACGGACATGTAGGCTCCAGTCAGTGAATGCGTCCAGGGAGGATCGGTGGCGTTTCCGGGGCGGGGGCGGGTGCGCTTTGCTGCACGGCGGCGCGGCGGCCGAGGGCCACGACGGCGATCACCGCCACCGCGAAGGCGATGGTGGGGGCGTCAAGCGGCTCGGCCAGGATCAGCGCACCGCCCGCCAGCGTCAGGAACGGCTGCAGCAATTGTATCTGGCCGACGCGCGCCACGCCGCCTTTTGCGAGGCCGGCGTACCAGAAAAGGAAGCCGACAAACATCGAGAACACCGACACATAGGCCATGCCGCCCCAGGCGCGCGGCGACGCCGCGGCTATTGCCGGCAGGTCGCGCAGGGTCAGCCAGGCCACCACCGGCACCAGCACCGGCAGCGACACCACCAGCGCCCAGCTGATGGTTTCCAGCCCGCCCTGCTCGCGCGACAGCTTGCCGCCCTCGGCATAGCCCAGCGCGCCCAGCACCACGGCGGCGAACAGGTACCAGTCCGCATGCTGCAGGCCGCCGGCACCCTGCCAGACGGCAAAGCCCACCACCAGCGCGCTGCCGGCCACGGCCGACAGCCAGAACGCCGGCGACGGCCGCTCACGCCCGAGCCAGGCGGCGAATACCGCGGTCGCCAGCGGCAGCAGGCCGATCACGATGGCGCCGTGGCTGGCCGGCACCTCGCGCATCGCCAGCGAAGAAAACAGCGGGAAACCCGCCACCACGCCCAGCGCGGTCACGGCCAGCCGCGGCCACTGGCCGCCGCGCGGGCGGCGGCTGGCGGACAGCGCGCCGCGCCAGGCAAGCAGCGCCAGCGCCAGCAGCGCGGCCAGCACGGCGCGCGCCAGTGCCACAAAGACCGGGTCCAGCTCGGCCACCGCCATGCGCGTGAACGGCAGCGTCTGGCTGAAGATCGCCACGCCGACAAAGCCGAGCAGCATGCCGCCGGAGGCCGGTGGGGCAGACGTCAGTGGCGGAGAAGCGGGGCGGCTGGCGGGCATGGTCGGGGTCTTGGTTGTCATCGGCTCGGAATCGGATCGCCGCGGGTCACGGCACGCCCGGGCTGGCGCTGACCGCAATCCACAGCGCGGTCAGCGCCAGCGCCGCGCCCATGGCGCGGTTGAAC is part of the Cupriavidus necator genome and harbors:
- a CDS encoding glutathione S-transferase family protein, producing MLRIWGRLSSINVQKVVWCARELHLDHERVDIGVTKGDLDTEAYVRLNPNRQIPVIEDFRGTDVGGEPFVLWESNAIVRYLCARYGEGTLWPEDVKARASADRWMDWQTTAFSPAMVTAFLNLVRKPKAERDEAAIKASCERTEPLAELLDKALAGREFIGGDRFTMADISLACAAHRWMGLPLKHQSRPNLERWLSAMRARPAADGILELPLR
- a CDS encoding DHCW motif cupin fold protein — encoded protein: MRIDNLPFGTTDWSAIAPTRHPGEQGEATWRTRQFGDIRVRMVEYSPGYLADHWCSKGHILFVLDGELHTELEDGRQFVLGAGTSYQVADQAEAHRSSSPKGARLFIVD
- a CDS encoding DMT family transporter, which produces MPASRPASPPLTSAPPASGGMLLGFVGVAIFSQTLPFTRMAVAELDPVFVALARAVLAALLALALLAWRGALSASRRPRGGQWPRLAVTALGVVAGFPLFSSLAMREVPASHGAIVIGLLPLATAVFAAWLGRERPSPAFWLSAVAGSALVVGFAVWQGAGGLQHADWYLFAAVVLGALGYAEGGKLSREQGGLETISWALVVSLPVLVPVVAWLTLRDLPAIAAASPRAWGGMAYVSVFSMFVGFLFWYAGLAKGGVARVGQIQLLQPFLTLAGGALILAEPLDAPTIAFAVAVIAVVALGRRAAVQQSAPAPAPETPPILPGRIH
- a CDS encoding RidA family protein — protein: MSVYDTLARLGIELPAVNAPAAAYVMAAQTGNTVFLSGHIARKDGKVWTGKLGKDIDTESGKAAARAIAIDLLATLHAHVGDLNRVTRIVKVMSLVNSTPEFTEQHLVTNGASELLAEVFGDKGKHARSAFGVAQVPLGACVEIEMIAEVKAA
- a CDS encoding PLP-dependent aminotransferase family protein, coding for MKWAISRRAQQLTSSAIREILKVTERPEVISFAGGLPSPASFPVAAMEAATARVFADNPQAALQYAATEGYLPLREFVARRHDAPVERVLITTGSQQALDLIAKVMIDPGSKVLVETPSYLGALQAFSLFEPEFVSIPSDDKGLLPEALTPELTAGARFLYALPNFQNPTGRRLPLERREALVARAKEQGVLLVEDDPYGALSYTGDQLPSLLSMNPDGVIYMGSFSKILAPGMRLGYVIAPPELHFKLCQAKQASDLHTPTFTQRVAYETIRDGLLDTHIPTIRELYGKQCQYMLDALKRHMPEGVTWNEPEGGMFIWMELPEGLDSMVILEEAVKRNVAYVPGAPFYASNPKRNALRLAFVTVSAERIEQGVAILGELFREAIAAAAARQPRAA